From a single Zygotorulaspora mrakii chromosome 2, complete sequence genomic region:
- the EDE1 gene encoding Ede1p (similar to Saccharomyces cerevisiae EDE1 (YBL047C); ancestral locus Anc_7.488), whose product MSSITFKTPLTSDESKFFVDEFRKLDKEDLGIVTGEAAKPLFAASKLSAQILSQIWALVDINNKGFLNQDEFSAALRTMAHLQQYPNLPVTADLYAQPSPRLLVLNGSVPPLVQTPTANLSTSAAQAPGQIPAVSGQDISKFSQLYERAANGAPTLAGDKAKEIFLKARLPNQVLGSVWGLCDRNASGSLDKPEFIMAMHLIQLLMTNNPAVNPLPSSLSPQAWSSVEANNIAVPATPLSANSTGRSSLARQGTITRLSSGVFTNASTDWLLTPEKKQQFDAFYDSLDKSRAGALSSEVLVPFFLSSRLNQETLASIWDLADIHNNAEFSKVEFAIAMFLIQKKNAGVQLPDVIPDQLLQSPALGLYTQQQPAHIAVPSRDTKPSFQESPQQHPQQRPQQTRNNSNNGSLSDLLALNSSFASPTQPQLQQRHSSFSGNQDLSVGSTPSALGNHSAMRSYPGQPDWGQDAIKEADEDLAFHQQPPQQIPQQVPQQVPQQVPQQVPQQVPQQVPQQVPQQAPQQVPQQAPQQALPEQQQAQSVMQSNSAPQQAPRTSSVNLSSVPNFASLNMPMAAASAVGGLVGGAIGSVTSGLHRQTQNNNQDLFADSEASAQLSSATTEMANLSNQVNSLSKQATITNDKKNRAEQELRRVNEMKASIENKLATLRNTHENNVKKTEQMEAQLVEANRTTESLNQQLSVTEGNYHATESKLSALSSELDEAQQRNAKLKEQISGLNTMAAGMQTQLSEKQQDVKQQRSLVDVNTKQLEVSQLTVANLESEIQGLTEKVEVYLTKRKELNDYQKTVEEQHSQLEAKYKELEAKNNDLNARTQALDERNQEVEEQEKLYEQHVSQLQAMFEDLTKRKNTLDAAEEDLKQQHIEYARNIQSLTENQIRIGMGEIPEEAAISNSNSREKETANHGLNEGEVSKFVEDSVVNSKLGRGQNDEEERPESEVFDKDVPTTGSQTEADDDSEAADRINETERAVNLADRFEGDLNEYGIPRTQSLTSSVANNAPQSVVDDIELPQTLEEAAGQNVNAIKGDSKTYPQIPGQWDSSVGERQVDQQSKMETLKNDGAQDENPNSSGDSIKQSPLIVSPVPHGGDLPDSQDFRTPTNTDDIDEEFPPIKELDIHESDSSSSEEEFEDTKDHIPNDNAATIVNPTVPVTTKDEFDDAFAGLEQAADEEDFNSAGDEDQNEGSMEEFEKIEHQDLDEELQHNGFTGTSLGNDSNAKTHAGTMEGFAPHVTTTEDVTNDEWDEIFAGFGNSKQPTGKTTSSGLEVQQPVGTKPGKISANSPINRKVATTPKSLAVEELSGMGFTEEEAHSALEKCKWDLEAATNFLLDSA is encoded by the coding sequence ATGAGCTCTATTACATTTAAGACGCCGCTCACATCAGATGAGTCCAAGTTTTTTGTGGATGAGTTTCGAAAATTAGATAAGGAAGATCTAGGGATCGTTACAGGTGAGGCTGCCAAACCGCTATTTgcagcttcaaaattgtcaGCTCAAATACTATCACAGATTTGGGCACTCGTTGATATCAATAATAAGGGCTTTTTGAATCAAGATGAATTTAGTGCAGCCTTACGGACGATGGCCCATTTGCAGCAATATCCTAATTTGCCAGTGACCGCTGATTTATACGCACAACCCTCGCCGAGGCTACTAGTTTTGAATGGATCGGTACCACCGTTGGTTCAGACACCCACCGCTAATTTGTCAACTTCCGCAGCCCAAGCTCCCGGACAGATTCCAGCTGTTTCTGGTCAGGATATTTCCAAGTTCTCTCAATTATATGAAAGAGCTGCAAATGGAGCTCCGACATTGGCAGGCGATAAAGCaaaggaaatttttttgaaggcaAGACTACCAAACCAGGTCCTGGGAAGTGTTTGGGGTTTATGTGATAGAAACGCGTCGGGATCATTGGATAAGCCAGAGTTCATAATGGCGATGCATCTAATTCAACTGTTGATGACCAACAATCCAGCTGTTAATCCATTGCCAAGTTCTCTTTCCCCACAAGCTTGGAGCTCCGTAGAGGCGAACAATATTGCTGTTCCTGCTACCCCTTTGAGCGCTAACTCCACTGGCAGATCCTCTTTGGCAAGGCAGGGCACGATAACACGCTTATCTTCAGGTGTTTTTACAAATGCTTCCACCGACTGGTTATTGACtcctgaaaaaaaacaacagtTTGATGCCTTTTATGACTCATTGGACAAGTCCAGAGCAGGTGCCTTAAGTTCTGAGGTTTTGGTACcattctttctttcttcaagattGAATCAAGAAACCTTAGCAAGTATTTGGGACTTAGCCGATATCCATAATAATGCGGAATTCTCTAAGGTCGAGTTCGCTATAGCAATGTTCCTgattcagaaaaaaaatgcgGGAGTTCAACTACCTGATGTTATACCTGACCAGCTTTTGCAATCACCAGCTTTGGGTTTATACACGCAGCAACAACCTGCTCATATTGCTGTTCCTTCCAGAGACACCAAACCGTCTTTCCAAGAATCTCCGCAACAACATCCACAGCAACGCCCACAGCAAACTCGCAACAACTCAAACAACGGATCTTTAAGTGATTTGTTGGCCTTGAACAGCTCTTTTGCTTCTCCAACTCAACCCCAGCTTCAACAGCGTCATAGTTCATTTAGTGGAAATCAAGATCTTTCCGTTGGATCGACTCCCAGTGCACTAGGAAATCACTCCGCGATGAGAAGTTACCCCGGACAGCCAGACTGGGGTCAAGACGCTATTAAGGAAGCTGACGAAGATTTGGCTTTTCATCAGCAGCCACCACAACAAATACCACAGCAAGTACCACAGCAAGTACCACAGCAAGTACCACAGCAAGTACCACAGCAAGTACCACAGCAAGTACCACAGCAAGTACCACAGCAAGCACCACAGCAAGTACCACAACAGGCACCACAGCAAGCTTTACCAGAACAGCAGCAAGCTCAGTCTGTTATGCAGTCAAACTCTGCTCCTCAGCAGGCACCAAGAACATCCTCAGTCAATTTGTCCTCCGTTCCTAACTTTGCTTCACTCAATATGCCGATGGCTGCAGCTTCGGCAGTGGGCGGTCTTGTAGGCGGTGCGATCGGGTCTGTGACTAGCGGTTTACACAGACAAACCCAGAATAACAACCAAGATTTATTTGCGGATTCGGAAGCATCCGCACAACTTTCATCAGCAACGACTGAAATGGCAAATTTATCTAATCAAGTAAACTCCTTATCAAAACAGGCTACAATCACCAACGATAAGAAGAACAGAGCAGAACAAGAACTCAGACGTGTAAATGAAATGAAAGCATCGatagaaaacaaattggcTACCTTACGTAACACTCATGAAAACAATGTTAAAAAAACCGAACAAATGGAAGCACAACTCGTGGAAGCCAACAGAACGACAGAAAGTTTGAATCAACAGTTGAGTGTGACCGAGGGAAATTATCATGCTACTGAGTCAAAGCTTTCTGCACTTTCTTCCGAATTAGATGAAGCGCAGCAAAGGAATGccaaattgaaagagcAAATAAGTGGGTTGAACACGATGGCTGCTGGTATGCAGACACAATTAAGCGAAAAACAACAGGATGTCAAACAACAAAGGTCATTAGTTGATGTTAACACCAAGCAATTGGAAGTAAGCCAGCTGACTGTTGCAAACCTTGAGAGTGAAATCCAAGGGTTAACGGAGAAGGTAGAAGTTTATCTCACCAAACGAAAAGAATTAAATGATTATCAGAAGACGGTAGAGGAGCAACATTCTCAACTAGAAGCTAAGtacaaagaattggaagCCAAGAATAATGATTTAAATGCACGTACACAAGCCCTAGatgaaagaaatcaagaagttgaagaacaagaaaagCTTTACGAGCAACATGTTTCTCAGTTGCAAGCCATGTTTGAAGACCTGactaaaagaaaaaatacacTAGATGCGgctgaagaagatttgaagcaaCAGCATATTGAGTACGCTAGAAATATACAATCGCTTACTGAAAATCAGATAAGGATTGGAATGGGTGAAATACCTGAAGAAGCTGCCATTTCAAATTCGAATAGTAGGGAGAAAGAAACAGCTAATCATGGATTGAATGAAGGGGAAGTTTccaaatttgttgaagacAGTGTCGTAAATTCGAAATTAGGGCGTGGGCAGAACGATGAGGAGGAAAGACCCGAAAGTGAGGTTTTCGATAAAGATGTGCCTACAACGGGATCACAGACTGAAGCCGATGACGATTCTGAAGCGGCAGATCGCATCAATGAAACCGAAAGAGCCGTAAATTTAGCTGATAGATTTGAAGGCGACTTGAATGAGTATGGTATTCCAAGAACGCAGTCCTTAACGTCTTCAGTAGCCAACAATGCTCCTCAATCTGTAGTAGATGATATAGAATTGCCCCAAACACTAGAGGAGGCTGCCGGTCAAAATGTCAATGCAATTAAGGGTGACAGCAAGACTTATCCTCAAATACCAGGGCAATGGGATAGCTCCGTGGGTGAAAGGCAGGTTGACCAACAATCGAAGATGGAAacgttgaaaaatgatggtGCTCAGGACGAAAATCCGAATTCATCTGGGGACAGTATAAAGCAATCTCCTTTGATTGTTAGTCCGGTCCCTCATGGAGGCGATTTACCGGACAGCCAAGATTTTAGGACACCAACAAATACAGATGATATTGACGAAGAGTTTCCTCCAATAAAAGAATTAGATATCCATGAAAGTGattcctcttcttctgaGGAAGAGTTCGAAGATACCAAGGATCATATACCTAATGATAATGCTGCCACTATTGTCAACCCCACTGTTCCTGTGACTACCAAAGACGAATTTGACGATGCTTTTGCTGGACTAGAACAAGCagcagatgaagaagatttcaATTCTGCTGGTGATGAGGACCAGAATGAGGGCTCAatggaagaatttgaaaagattgagCACCAAGATTTAGACGAAGAACTGCAACACAATGGCTTTACAGGAACATCTCTAGGGAACGACTCAAATGCTAAAACTCATGCTGGTACCATGGAAGGATTTGCTCCCCACGTTACTACAACAGAAGATGTAACAAATGATGAATGggatgaaatttttgcaGGTTTCGGTAATTCAAAACAACCTACAGGTAAGACTACCTCATCTGGTCTTGAAGTTCAACAACCAGTCGGTACGAAGCCAGGCAAGATCAGCGCGAACTCACCTATTAATCGAAAGGTTGCCACAACTCCTAAATCTTTGGCTGTAGAGGAATTAAGCGGCATGGGTTTTACAGAAGAGGAAGCACATAGTGCTCTCGAAAAATGCAAGTGGGATTTGGAGGCCGCTACAAACTTTTTACTGGACAGCGCCTGA
- a CDS encoding uncharacterized protein (probable ribosomal frameshifting), with translation MLWSLNKKFLIIFSASSLVCLYLGVSTDSKYISSINEHDKILHLVSFLIESLLFVKLFDGENVVIVNPMCPSEFDLNSGQLQHRRRVEIKKYKLAFIVCTVSAAIGSEFLQSIVSSGKRVFDYKDILYNMLGSALGITLARYQER, from the exons ATGCTTTGGAGTTTGAATAAAAAGTTCTTGATTATATTTTCTGCATCTTCGTTAGTATGTCTATATCTT GGCGTCTCTACGGATTCTAAATACATCAGCAGTATCAACGAACACGACAAGATTCTGCATCTGGTTTCGTTTCTAATCGAATCCTTGCTGTTTGTGAAGCTATTTGACGGTGAAAATGTTGTAATCGTGAACCCCATGTGCCCTTCTGAATTTGATCTCAATAGTGGACAGCTTCAACATCGAAGAAGagttgaaatcaaaaaatacaagcTAGCATTTATCGTCTGTACTGTGAGTGCGGCCATAGGCAGCGAGTTTCTGCAGAGCATTGTTTCTTCTGGCAAAAGAGTGTTTGATTATAAAGATATCTTGTACAATATGCTAGGTAGCGCATTGGGCATTACTCTTGCGCGTTACCAGGAACGCTGA
- the RSM7 gene encoding mitochondrial 37S ribosomal protein uS7m (similar to Saccharomyces cerevisiae RSM7 (YJR113C); ancestral locus Anc_7.486), giving the protein MMWRLSRINLLQRVVVRNIGQCHVRPITAGAVGIRFQSTHTANNDTTEQERTSHLEDSEVEKWLAAIQSLKAEFSEQAFLPETSLAPPGQSRIDIVDEVMSKGKQFEPTKEQLEELESLKDFAIPERHDAILGHITNMIMRHGKKQRAEKILSRALYLVFCQIRKDPVEVLKKALDDLAPLMMVKTFNTGVAKAAVIPVPLNQKQRHRIAWKWIVEGTQKRASSDFAVRLGEELVSVYKGNSSGFEKRDQLHKTAIAHRSYIRLK; this is encoded by the coding sequence ATGATGTGGCGACTATCGAGAATAAATCTACTGCAAAGGGTTGTGGTGCGCAACATAGGACAATGCCATGTCCGTCCAATCACTGCGGGAGCTGTGGGAATCAGATTTCAGAGTACCCATACTGCAAATAATGACACGACAGAACAAGAAAGGACTTCTCACTTGGAAGATTCAGAGGTTGAAAAGTGGCTTGCTGCTATTCAATCTTTGAAGGCTGAGTTTTCAGAACAAGCATTTCTCCCTGAGACCTCACTAGCACCACCAGGTCAATCGAGGATAGACATAGTTGATGAAGTAATGTCAAAAGGGAAGCAATTCGAGCCCACTAAGGAACAACTTGAGGAATTGGAAAGTCTGAAGGATTTCGCAATCCCAGAAAGACATGACGCCATCCTGGGACATATTACGAACATGATAATGAGACACGGCAAGAAGCAGCGTGCAGAAAAGATATTATCAAGAGCACTGTATTTAGTATTTTGCCAAATCCGGAAAGATCCCGTCGAAGTATTGAAGAAAGCTTTAGACGATTTAGCTCCACTGATGATGGTGAAAACATTCAATACTGGTGTCGCAAAGGCAGCCGTTATCCCTGTCCCGTTAAATCAAAAGCAAAGGCACAGAATAGCTTGGAAATGGATCGTCGAAGGTACACAGAAACGAGCCTCAAGCGATTTTGCAGTGAGATTGGGCGAAGAACTAGTTTCTGTATACAAAGGTAATAGTTCTGGTTTCGAGAAGAGAGATCAATTACATAAGACTGCAATTGCACATAGGTCTTACATCAGGTTAAAATGA
- the PSY4 gene encoding Psy4p (similar to Saccharomyces cerevisiae PSY4 (YBL046W); ancestral locus Anc_7.485), with product MRDMTLPGPKLEGSVSDVDINMMGIKSPQLYHFLKTVIEERGLEALQKVKANEILPDLVHHMSVTIPNDILGNYSNRNENDFRHLKETLAKFGEYLLKNFSVEQKYPFTILRICELCYDPLKYYKIHELRKFVGAISKCCIVRSSWQYFEESDGFYTDRENDEEQGEDVSLTKIPWVDEEAEKELAPFLKEIDALVSPNLGYEEDEEDEDMDVDTNDSTNGSGDFRIEEYYENLPRSSNGVADDDFDDDYDDDDYDDDYVETPTSDDNEQWTEDSIEENLNELDDNNEDERDNCHEDTGSEVVASGFNDPVEESDNIPPSKRKPTELDDFEYKESPNAVETHLLATPKKVKHDKGNRILESPSIIDSDNDENTTPLQSQETLPDKRSRSQSPSSEHHVPILVSPRENYDDKQVPQEGKLRDLMDETYDRDTGSPLSNKNR from the coding sequence ATGAGAGATATGACGTTGCCTGGACCGAAACTAGAAGGGAGTGTGAGTGATGTTGATATCAATATGATGGGTATCAAGTCACCACAGttgtatcattttttaaagaCGGTTATAGAGGAGAGGGGTTTGGAAGCTCTACAGAAAGTCAAAGCTAATGAGATTTTGCCGGACTTGGTTCATCATATGTCTGTAACAATTCCAAATGATATTTTAGGAAATTATAGTAATAGGAATGAGAACGATTTCCGACATTTAAAGGAAACATTGGCTAAATTTGGTGAATATTTATTAAAGAATTTTAGTGTGGAACAAAAATATCCATTTACTATTCTTCGAATTTGCGAATTATGTTATGATCCACTGAAATATTATAAAattcatgaattgagaaaatttgTCGGAGCGATAAGTAAGTGCTGTATTGTTAGGTCAAGTTGGCAATACTTTGAAGAATCTGATGGATTTTACACTGATCGAGAAAACGATGAGGAACAGGGAGAAGACGTTTCGCTGACAAAAATACCCTGggttgatgaagaagctgaaaaggaGCTCGCtccatttttgaaagagattgatGCGCTTGTGAGTCCAAACTTAGGTTATgaggaggatgaagaggatgaagatatgGATGTAGATACCAATGACTCAACAAATGGAAGTGGGGATTTCagaattgaagaatatTACGAAAATCTACCCCGAAGCAGTAATGGTGTAGCTGATGACgactttgatgatgattatgatgatgatgattacGATGATGATTACGTCGAAACCCCAACATCAGATGATAATGAACAGTGGACTGAAGATAGTATAGAAGAGAATCTCAATGAGCTTGATGATAACAATGAGGACGAACGAGATAATTGTCATGAAGATACAGGTAGTGAAGTTGTTGCTTCAGGATTCAACGATCCAGTTGAAGAATCAGATAATATACCACCGTCTAAAAGGAAACCCACAGAATTAGATGACTTCGAATACAAAGAATCACCAAATGCAGTAGAGACTCATCTACTTGCAACGCCTAAAAAGGTAAAACATGATAAAGGAAATCGTATATTAGAATCTCCAAGTATAATAGACTcagataatgatgaaaatactACACCACTACAATCACAAGAAACACTACCCGATAAAAGGTCACGATCGCAATCACCAAGTTCCGAACATCACGTCCCCATATTGGTATCGCCAAGGGAGAATTATGATGATAAACAAGTTCCACAGGAGGGGAAATTACGTGATTTAATGGACGAAACCTACGATAGAGACACTGGTAGTCCCTTAAGTAATAAAAATAGGTAG